A single window of Nicotiana tomentosiformis chromosome 1, ASM39032v3, whole genome shotgun sequence DNA harbors:
- the LOC138909785 gene encoding uncharacterized protein: MGSPFHQVVDIARRIKCIRNRSRDFAPRDNWPRQFGGFSVAPPGGRDVSREYLGVLVYVSMPVGDYVIVDQIYWSYVVTFDRYETREDLLLLDMVDFEVILGMDWLSSYHAIIDFYAKTVTLATPEFPRLEWRGSSVSTSSRIISFLKARHMVEKSCLAYLAFVRDTTVETPTLDSLSVVREFSDVFPADLPGMPLDEDINFGIDLLPGIQPISTSLYRMAPKELRELKENLQELLEKGVH; encoded by the exons ATGGGGAGTCCCTTTCATCAGGTTGTGGATATAGCtcggaggatcaagtgtattcgcaacCGCAGTAGAGATTTTGCCCCGAGGGACAATTGGCCCCGACAGTTTGGTGGATTCAGTGTCGCCCCacctgggggcagag ATGTATCTCGTGAGTACTTGGGCGTTCTTGTATATGTATCCATGCCAGTAGGTGATTATgttattgtggatcagatctattgGTCCTATGTGGTGACTTTCGATcgttatgagactagagaggaccttctattgctcgatatggttgatttcgaggttatcctgggcatggactggttgtcttcATACCATGCCATTATTGATTtctatgccaagactgttaccttggcgacgCCTGAGTTTCccagattagagtggaggggttcgTCTGTTAGTACTTCCAGCCGGattatttctttcttgaaggctcgacatatggtcgagaagagttgtttggcctatttggcctttgttcgggacactactgtagagactcccaCGTTAGATTCATTGTCGGTGGTACGAGAGTTTTCCGATGTATTTCCTGCTGATCTACCAGGTATGCCACTGGATGAGGATATcaatttcggcattgatttgttgccaggcATCCAACCTATTTCTACTTCACTTTATCGTATGGCTCCCAAGGAGCTGAGGGAGTTAAAGGAGAATCTTCAAGAGTTGCTTGAGAAGGgggttcattag